In Desulfurellaceae bacterium, the genomic window GCCCTGGCCAAGCCACGCAACGAAAGCGCACGATTCGGCATCCTGAGCAGGGAAGCCTCGAACTGGGCCATCGCTTCTTGGGGCCGACCCAGTTCGAGCAAGATTTCTCCATACAGCTCGTGGGCTGGTTTAATCGGTATCGCAGCTCCGTTGGGCAAACCCAGGTCTTGGGCCAGTGCGGTGGCTTCTTGCATGAGGGCTATGGCCGCGTCGCTCTTGCCTCGTGCCAGGCGAACCAGCGCCGCTATCTCCTTATGCATAATAGCTACGGATTTTTCGAGACGCGGCGACGGGTGCTTTTCTTCAGCCAGAGTCTTGAGTCTGGCTTCGACCTGCTCAGCTGTTGCAATATCGCCCAGCCGTACGGCACTCAGGCCTGTCGCCAGCAGTGCAGCCGATGCAGTCGTGTCGGTAATGGCAAGTTTCTCCCACTGTTCGCTTTCAACGATGTAACGGGCAGCCATAACGCCAACACCTTCTTTGACCCGCGAGACTTGACTTTCTGCCGCGACTGGCCGGAGAAGGGCGAGCGTCTGCCTGGCTTTGACGTAGTCGGCTTGCTGAAGCGCACCGTATTGGCCCCAGTCCAATGCATGCCAGACAGACGAGTCACTGAAATATCGCTTGGTGTCACTAAAATCGGCTCGCTTCTGCCACAGCTGTATGGCTGCCTGATAGGATGCGTCATTGGACGCCACGACTTTATCCCACATGCCATGCTGGATAAAAATGTGCGAGGGCATATGGAGCGCGTGCGACACGTCAGGGGCAATCTCGGCATAGCGTTCCGCCGCCGTCAAAGCCAGCGGCGCGTGGACCGGGTCATCGAAAGCGTGGATGATGTAGTGGGCGGCGCCGGGATGGTCGGGATGAGTGCGGAAGATGTCTTGGGCAAGTGCGCCTGCCTGCATCCGGACCCGGTAGGTTGACTCCGCGCCCCACGATTCACCGATATGGCGGACTGTCCCAAGCAGAGCGACGGCGTAAAAAGCCTGAATCTCTTCGTCGTCTGGATAGTGGGCGGCCAGGCGGCCCATCGCCCGGCTGTATGCGAGGGAGCGCTCTGCGGCGCTTCCCGCCCCGTAGAGAATCTCAACGGCCTCAAGCAAGCCCGCCTCGCGGGCGCTTGGCGCCTTTGCCACACGTTCGGCAGGACTGGGACCAAGACGGGCGAGTACCCGGCGGGGGGAGGCAAGGTCGCGCTCTGGCTGAAGGGGGTGATTATAACTCAGTGCCTCTCCCCAATACGCCAGCGCAAAATCCGGTGCGATTTTTGAGGCAGCCCGAAAGGCTTCGGCCGCCTCCTCAAACCCGAAGCTATGCAGATACTTCACTCCGCGAAGAAAATCCTCTTGGGCAGCTGCAGGGCCAGAATTGGGAAAAGTAATGCTGCCGAGTCTCAAGGGCTCGGCTTCTGACAGACCGAGGAAAGAAAGGGTGAATACCCAGTGGACCAATACGCTGCTCAGCGCCTTGAATTGCATTGACAGTCGCTCCTCAATACCAAGCTCTTCTCGGCCGGACCCTCTCTGGCAGACTGATTTCGGACAATGGCAGCTGTGTGAAACGTCTGAAATCTTTGTCAATGCAGCGTGGTGTTACAGCCCGTACACCTGGGCCACGTTCCGGCCCAGGATCTTCTGCCGGGTGGCTTCCGACATGGGCGTCACCAGCTCGCTCAGTTCCTGCATGTAGTTGTCGGGATGATCCGGGTGGGGGAAATCCGAGGCCCAGAAGAACTTGTCCGCCCCCACGAACTCAACCACATTGCCGAACGCTTTTTCGTCCGGGTCGCCCGAAATCCAGCACTGACGCTGAAAGTAGGAGCTGGGCTTGTCTTTGAGTGGAACGCTCTCGCCGAGCGGGCTGTCATACACCGCGTCCATGCGGTTCAGCAGATAGCCGGCCCAGCCGGCCCCCGACTCCAGAACCACGACTTTGACCCTGGGAAAGCGGTCAAACAGGCCGTACTGGAAGAGGGCGGTGAAGGCTTGCAGCGGCCCCTGGCCGCCGTGCACGTTAAAATGCCACACGGCCCATTTCTGCATGTCTTTGAAACGTTGATGGACCCGCTTGGACGGCGGCTCGCCAGCCGGATGAATGCCGACCGGTACGTCCAATTCCTGGGCCTTGGCCCAGAACGGGTCGTAGTCAGGGTGGGCGTGGGACTTGTTGGTCGGGGTGAAGGGCGCGAAAAACGCGCCTTTGGCGCCGGCTTTGACCGCCCGCTCAAGCTCGGCGGTCGCCTGGTGCGGGTCGCCCATCGAAATGTGCGCAACCGGAACCAGCCGGCCCTTGGTGCCGGAGCAGAAGTCGGTAATCCAGCGGTTGTAGGCGACGGTCAGGGCGTGCTGGTAGGCCAGGTCACCGACCTCCTCGGTTTCCCAGATGAGTCCGATACTGGGGTACAGAATCGCCTTGTCCAGGCCCTCCTGGTCCAGCCGTTGGACACGCTGGTCGGCGTCCATTGAGCCGAACGGCGCCTCTCCCACATAGCTGCGCGTCGGGTCGGGTGTGGCGGACAGCTTTTTCCCCATCGCGCCAAACGCCGACAGACTGCCGGCCGGCATGTATTTGAACGGCCGGCCGTCGATTTCCAGGTATTCCAGGCCCTTGTCGTTGACCCGCAGGCGGATCGCCCGATCACGGTAAGCAGGGTCGATATACGTCTGCCAGATATCGGGCGGTTCGAGGATGTGGCCGTCGGCGTCTATGGCGCCGGAGTAGGGGAATGGGGAGTGATGTGGCATGTGCGATCCTCCTCTTCACACGCTGGGCTGGGGACGGGCGCCGAAGCTCGTCCAGGCTCGTCTATTGCGACTGAAAGACAAAAATCCGGCCGCTGGCTACATTGTTGCCAATGGTTTGGCCCGCCGCGCCAATGGCGAATTCCGGAATGCCGTCGCCGTGCAAGTCGCCCGGAGACGCCAGGGTGTAGCCAAACTTTGAACCCTGGTGTGGGTTGGGGTTGTCAAAGGTAATCAGATGGCGTCCGTCCCAGCCGTTGAACACAAACACCGCGCCCTGGATCTTGAACTCATCCACGGTCTGGTGTGGCGCGCTGACCAGGATTTCCGAGGCGCCGTCCTCATTGATATCCGATGTCCAGGCCACCCGGTAGCCAAAGCCGGCATAGGCGTTGTCCAGGCCCGGGTCGTGCAGGGGCAGGAGCAGGGAGCCGTCGGTGCCGCTGAATACGTAGGCTTCGCCCTGGGAGCGGTTTGCCTGCACGTCCTTATACGGGGCGCCGACCAGGGTGTCGGCCGTACCGTCTTTGTTGATATCTCCGCCCGAGGCGATGTGCCAGCCGAAGACCGATCCGGCCCGGGGCTCGGGCGCCTCAATGGCGTACAGCAGGCTCAGGTCGTGGCCGCTGATGGCATACACCCGCCCCAGTATCCGGTGCGTATCAACAGTGGTGTACGGCGCGCCGATCAGCATATCGGGCGTCCCGTCGCCGTTTAGATCGCCCGCCCCGGCAACAGACCAGCCAAAGGTGTCCTGACCGGGCGGAGCCGGCGGAGCCAGGACGTGCAGCAGGCTGCCGTCCTGACCGTTGAAGATATACGCCCGGCCAGAGCCGTTTTGGGCTGGTGCGCCGATGAGGAGTTCGGGGATGGCGTCGCCCGTGAGGTCGCCCAGCGCTGCGGTTGAAAAACCGAAGGCTGCTCCGGCATCCTGATCGGGGGCTTGTACGGTGTAGAGGAACTGACCGTTCTTGGCGCTGAACACAAAAGCCTGACCGCTGCCGACTTTTTTGAGTTCCAGGCCTTCGGTCGTGCTGGCCTGTTCGCCGATGGTGATCGACAGGGCACTGCCGGCCTCGCCCTGGCCGATAGCGCCGACCACCAGATCGGCGATGCCATCGGCGTCGACGTCCCCAATGCGGGCCACGGCAAAGCCGAAAGCCGAGTCTGCTTGGGGAGACGGGTTGTCAATCGTATACAGCAGCCTCCCGGTGCTACCGTCATACACAAAGACCCGCCCCTGTCTGTCGTTGTCGTCCCAGCGGTGTTGATAGGCGCCGATCACATAGTCCGGCATCCCGTCGGCGTTGACATCGCCGACAATATCGAAGGCGGAGGCAAAGCCGGTCATGGGCAACTTGTTGGGATGGTCGATGTTCATGACACGCGGGTCGGCCTGGGCGGGCGCGGGGCAGAAAAGCAGGACGGCCAAAACCAGAGACGGCAAAACCAGATGTGAAAAGACACGGGGGAACAATGACACGGCAGGCGCTCCTTAGTGCTGAGTGGGGGATAAGAGGCGAGGCATATCAGGACAGTCGCCCGATGGCAAGATGCGATCCGCCCGCCGGAGTCAGACGGGCTCCACGGTGCTGGGCTGGACGGGGGGCGTCGGGCTTTCCCGTGTGCCCTCCGCTTTGTATAGTGGCTGGCGCGTGAAGATCAACACGAGCCGCGTTTTCAAGGCCGGCAGGAGGAAGACAGCATGGCGGAATATATCGATATTGAACAGGCAAAAACCGCGACCGGGCTGCGCCTGGTCGTGCCCCCGGGCCGGCCCAACCCGTGGGCCGAGGGCCTTAAGGGCATGTGTTACGTGAAACAGATTCCCTACCGGCGGGTGGCCAAAGGCCAGGGGCACGACCCGGCCCTGCAAGACTGGACCAGCCAGGCCAGCGCGCCGGTCGCGGTCTGGAACGACGAACGGCCCCGCAACAGCTGGAACGAACAGCTGTATCTGGTTGAGCGTCTGGCCCCGAACCCATCGCTCATTCCCGACGCTGCCGAGGACCGAATTGTGATGTTCGGGCTGTGCAACGAATTGTGCGGGGAGACCGGATTTGGCTGGTCACGGCGTCTGATGCTGCTCCACGGCATCCTGTCGAATCCCAACGCTCCGGAGCCGGCCACCGCGTTTGCCACCTATATGGGCGGAAAATATGGCTACAGTCAGACCGAGGCTGAGGCTGCGCCCCGGCGGGTGGCTCAGATCCTGGAGGCGCTGAGCACGCGCCTGGCCCAGCAGCAGGGCCGCGGCAGCCGGTTCCTGATCGGTGACAGCCTGTCGGCTCTGGATATCTATTGGGCGACCTTTGCCGTGCTGGTCCAGCCGCTGCCGGCTGAGCTGTGTCCCATAGATGAACAGCTGCGGGCCTCGTTCGTGAATACCGATCCGGTGGTCGCCGCGGCTCTGTCTCCCCAGCTCCTGGAGCATCGCGACCGGATCTATCACGACCATCTCGAGCTACCGATGGATTTGTAGCGCTCGTACGGCTTAGGAAGAATCCGCGCGTGAGGTGCGGGCAAAGGAGGAAGGACACATGGCCCAATCACGCATGGCAGGTTCCGTGTTATTGGTCGGCAGCATCCCCGGAGACAATACTGCCGAGGTTCTCAGCGCCAGTGGGCCGGCAGTCGGGAACTATGTGACAGGCTTGCCGGACGGTGAAACCGGCTATCGCCGCATGTTTGTTCAATTCCTGGGAGCCCGGATTTTTCACGACCACCCCGGGCTGGAGACTCTCCAACGGCCCCAACCCGTGGCCGGGCAGGAGCGGTGGTATGTGGATACGTACGAGAAGTTGGGAGAGAGCTGGCTGTTTAAGGTCAAGGACGGGCTGGAGACCCTCCGCTTCGAGCAGCTGGGCTATGCAGCTGAGGCGACACGTTCCTATCAGGACTTTTGCCGCTTACGGACAGCGGGCGTCATTCCGGCCGGGGTGCGCTTTCAGGTCTGTGTACCGCTCACCGAGAGTGCTACCCGTATGTATGTCACCAACGCACACGACTACGAACTGATGCGGGCGGCCTATGAAGAGGCGATGGGGCGGGAAATTGCCCACATCCTCGATGCCATCCCCGCTGCCGATCTGGTGTTGCAGTGGGATATCTGTGTAGAGGTCCTGGCCCTGGCTCTGCAAGACCAACTCGGGGCGCCATGGCAGCCCCCGGGCGACCCGTTTGAGCGCTATCAGCAGGCCCTGAGCAGTATGGCGCGACACGTGCCGGACCCGACCCTCATGGGCTGCCATCTGTGCTATGGCGACTTAGACCACAAACATCTGGTCGAACCCCCGGACCTGAATCTGGTGGTCCGGATGGCGAACGCCGCGACTCGAGCGGTGTCCCGTCAGATTGACTTTTTCCATATGCCGGTGCCGCGCAGTCGGGACGACGGCGCGTATTTCGCACCGCTCAAGGACCTGGAGATTGGCGCGGCCAAACTCTACCTCGGCCTGGTGCATCTGAACGATGGACGAGCGGGCGCACTGCGCCGGATCGGCGCGGCGCAGCGCGTCTACTCCGGCTTTGGGGTGGCCACCGAGTGCGGCTTGGGGCGCCGGCCACGTGACACGATACCCGCGCTGTATCGCCTCCATGCCGAAGCGGCTGCGGCCCTGTCGGTTTAGGCTGAGACCGGAGCTGCCCGCCGCTTCTCAAGCCTGTGTCCGGGCCGGCTCTTTCAACGCCTCACGCTGTCTTACGCTCCGGCATGTGGGTAAAATGGCGCCGCAGGGGGTCCAGAAAATCCCACGGCTGGGCGCTGGCGGTGTAAATGTCCATGCCGACCCGCACCCAGCTCGGGTCGGCCAGGCTCGACGCGTGGATGACCAGGATGTCCGGATAGGCCGAGTTTTTGAGCATCAGCCGGGCGCCGCAGGTCGGGCAAAAGCCCCGGCTCATGGTATGGCCGCGGTCGGCCAGGGTGTCGTGGTAGGTCGGGCTGGCCTTGCTCAGACTGACCGACTCGACGGGCACGACCAGATTAGTGGCAAAGGCGCTGCCGCTCGCCCGCTGGCAATCCCGGCAGTGGCAGTTGGCAACCATAATCGGTTCGGTCGAGCACTCATAGCGAATGGCTCCACACAGGCAGCCACCCGAGAAGGGAGTTGGCATAGGCACGGTTCTCCTTTTGGCCTCGTCTACCACAGGCGTTTCCCCGGCTCAATGTTGCGGCGACGGGCAAGAGCTGCCAGACTAACCCCGATCAGAAAGGAGACCGTCATGAGCTACGAACAAATTGTGTATGAGGTACAGGACGGGGTGGCGACTCTGACGCTCAACCGGCCCGATCGCCTGAACGCCTGGACCCCGGCCATGGAGCGCGAGGTCCGCGAAGCCATGAGCGTCGCAACAGCCGATGAGGCGGTGCGGGTCATCATTCTGACCGGGGCGGGCCGCGGGTTCTGCGCCGGCGCCGATATGTCGGGGCTCAACCAGGCCAGCCGGAGCGTCGCTTCGGACGCCGCGCCGAGCAACCGCCACGCCGCCATGCGGGCCGAGGGCTACGCCGCCGGTCCAATCCCGGGCGGGCTCGACCTGCCCCAGGCCTTCTCCTACCGCCACGCCTATTTCCCGACCGTC contains:
- a CDS encoding GFA family protein, encoding MPTPFSGGCLCGAIRYECSTEPIMVANCHCRDCQRASGSAFATNLVVPVESVSLSKASPTYHDTLADRGHTMSRGFCPTCGARLMLKNSAYPDILVIHASSLADPSWVRVGMDIYTASAQPWDFLDPLRRHFTHMPERKTA
- a CDS encoding VCBS repeat-containing protein is translated as MSLFPRVFSHLVLPSLVLAVLLFCPAPAQADPRVMNIDHPNKLPMTGFASAFDIVGDVNADGMPDYVIGAYQHRWDDNDRQGRVFVYDGSTGRLLYTIDNPSPQADSAFGFAVARIGDVDADGIADLVVGAIGQGEAGSALSITIGEQASTTEGLELKKVGSGQAFVFSAKNGQFLYTVQAPDQDAGAAFGFSTAALGDLTGDAIPELLIGAPAQNGSGRAYIFNGQDGSLLHVLAPPAPPGQDTFGWSVAGAGDLNGDGTPDMLIGAPYTTVDTHRILGRVYAISGHDLSLLYAIEAPEPRAGSVFGWHIASGGDINKDGTADTLVGAPYKDVQANRSQGEAYVFSGTDGSLLLPLHDPGLDNAYAGFGYRVAWTSDINEDGASEILVSAPHQTVDEFKIQGAVFVFNGWDGRHLITFDNPNPHQGSKFGYTLASPGDLHGDGIPEFAIGAAGQTIGNNVASGRIFVFQSQ
- a CDS encoding amidohydrolase codes for the protein MPHHSPFPYSGAIDADGHILEPPDIWQTYIDPAYRDRAIRLRVNDKGLEYLEIDGRPFKYMPAGSLSAFGAMGKKLSATPDPTRSYVGEAPFGSMDADQRVQRLDQEGLDKAILYPSIGLIWETEEVGDLAYQHALTVAYNRWITDFCSGTKGRLVPVAHISMGDPHQATAELERAVKAGAKGAFFAPFTPTNKSHAHPDYDPFWAKAQELDVPVGIHPAGEPPSKRVHQRFKDMQKWAVWHFNVHGGQGPLQAFTALFQYGLFDRFPRVKVVVLESGAGWAGYLLNRMDAVYDSPLGESVPLKDKPSSYFQRQCWISGDPDEKAFGNVVEFVGADKFFWASDFPHPDHPDNYMQELSELVTPMSEATRQKILGRNVAQVYGL